From the genome of Solanum dulcamara chromosome 12, daSolDulc1.2, whole genome shotgun sequence:
TGCTAACATACATTGCCACCCCATGTCAGCTGTTGTTATGGCCTATGGGTTGTGGGCCGGGGGAGGGTTATCTCACATGGCTTTCGTTATAAAGTTCAATAAAAAATGCAATATATTCAATAGTACCCTGTTAATGCATCAGTGTGAAGTGATCAAGTTTGTAGGAGTCTAATGAATTTATTCCATTATGGCCTGCATCAATTCTAGTGCTGATACCCCGGGAATAGCTCATCGTACCACGAATGCTGATCATAAGGACGAATATCAAAGTTACCACGCAGAACATCTGGAAATGGTGTTAAACAACATGTGGCCTCCATACTTCACTATAAATAGGCTTCTGTTACTTCATAAATCATAGACCTTTGCTTATAAGGTGCAGTTGGCTTCATGGTTTCAAATTAAAGTCGAAATGACTGCATGAATTTTTGTGTTAAATTAACTGCACACATGCATGTGGCCCTGTTATTTCCACTTTTAGTAATAGCTATTTGCTTAATTGCATCAGCTATTTCAAGACAGCCTCCAAGATGACTGCAAAACAAGTGGTGTCTGCCTGCCTAGTTGAGTAATGTGCACATCTCTATATATAGTTTGCACGCGTGCGTTCGTAGAGGGATTTGGTCACTATATCTGTTAGTAGTTCCCAAAAATGCTGGACCCTAACGCTCTTTTAGATGGTAGAAAATTTCTGGAACAATACATTTCAGGAATAGTACATAGTTTTGAGCGAGCTCAAACTGTCTACTTCTTAGATTCAGTTACTATTTCTTTTCTGTTTAATAGTTTATTGTTTTCTGCTACTATATCTTTTCAATGCAAgtattattgtttttttctcAGCTTGTGCTAACAGTTCATTGTACTTGCAGCAGCCATTGTGCTCATTTATGATGTGAGCTTTATATAAGCATAATTTCTATGTCACTGACtgcaactttaaatcataaaaggATCATGTAGAATTATGAAACTATACTTGCTGAATTCCATAACAATAAGTGAAGATGCAGAATTTATCACCAGAAAGTAAGATTACTTCAGTAACATGGTTGTTAATATTGTACTTGCACTTAGAGTCCCATGTTGATTGATAAATGAATCGGTGGTCTGTTTATATGGATTTGAGCAATCCTCTCTGAACTAGTATTTTAGATTGAGTTAGGCCTAGGTGCTATatctttacatggtatcagagtcagATTTATCTCTGTTTCGGCTCCCAACCATGGTCCAGTTGGGCCTGGAAGTGAATGGGAGAGTTATGGGTTAAAGACTCACATCAGTTGAGGAATGGACTGGTGGTCTGCTTATATGTACTTAGATAATCCTCCCGTAATGAGCTAGCTTTAATTTTGGAACTGAGTCAAGATCGAGCACATGTCCTGATCTACAATTACATGTGAGCTTGTTGTCATCATACATTATCTAAGTACTATTTGGTGCAGGTTGCTATATGCATCCAATATTGTTTATTAACTGTCCACATGTGTATGTTATCTCATCTATCTAATCTTGTATTTTggtaaaatcatgatttgatttgtaCTATAAAAGTAACACTAAACAGATTtgcttcaatttttttgagtatttggctgatcaacttaaagtcattttgtacttataataagccccaataaataagtGGATTTATTtgaatggacttattttaatcaacttataagttgaaaataggttataagtaaaaaaaaaaaaaattacgctGCACCTACTTAAAATGTGCTGTATATATGCTTGAGCTAGTTTAATAAATGTGCTGTATATATGGTTGAGCTAGTTTAATTAGGttcttttatatcccttatttTTCTCTATCTACTGACACATTATTCTAGATCTTTCACAGTTTTAATAAACATTTGAACACGACTTCCAGTTGTCATGAAAAATGTTAGAGAAAGCCAAAGAAATTATGATAATTAATAAAACTGTAATGCCCATTCATACATATCAATTAGAATCTGACATATAACCACAAAACAGAGATGCCCTCAACAGTCAAAGTAAAGAAATTTTCTAACTAACTGGTCGTTAAATGCTGATAATTTTCGGAGATTCTTAGTAGCTCAGTTGATTGGTTAAATAAACTTTTACATTGTTGGTGAAGTTTTAAATCCACACCTTATAATCCCCTCCCCCATTTTTCCTTCCCCTACCCCAtttcttttttaagaaaatgcTGACAATTTCTTAATTTTGCGCTAAGATGTTAAATATAAGATTGCCATTCTGTTATTTAGTGGAAAAACGTTATTCTTATTTGTTCAACTCTTGTTGCAAGACACTgctgtttaatttattttttcgaaaagaaaaagtaaaggaaaaatagaaacGATAAAAGTACACAATCAAGACTAGATTGTAGAATCCACTGAGAATTATTCTTCATGCACTCTGGTTTTTTCCTACATTTGCTACTTGAATTACTAAAACTTAGCATGCAAGTTCAAGCTTATAATTCTCTTTATGCTCTTTTCCTTAAAAGCCAaagaagaatatatatatatatatatatatactcgctgtttttgaattttatgatcttaaattaaagatatgtaaaaTGTACTGTAAtttgtgatcttaaacatgTCCGATGggctaaaaaggaaaaaaaacatttttttttaaacgaactaaaaagaaaaatagaataaacaaattgaaacacgGGAGTAATTCAGTCAAAAAAAAGATTGGTTATCCATTTTCAAAGTCAACAAAAATTGGTAAAGATAAGATTTGTTGAAGGTTTTGTACATAAGTTTACAACTCTTGCATGAcaagaggaaaaaaaagtgTTAAGTTCTAAGCTCTAATCTGAACTATAATAACATGTTGCCTCATTTCATAAAATGTTCAATTGAGAAGTCACATCAACAAATGCATCCACATTGCAGGGTATTGTTAGACCATCCATTGAATGATGAAAGCCAAATTCTTCTTCTGCTTGCGTTAATAATTTCCGGAAAGAAGGATGATTCAGGTACGTTATCGGGACCACATATCgtttcttctttatttctccGACATAAACTGCAAAATGTCCTTTAGGAACATCGGAATGATGATTCCTTATAGGAACAGACTGCAATTTGTAGATTTGTTTGGCACCGGAAATCATCGGTAACAAACGAAACCCCATGACTTACTTCTCTTGATATATAAGTATTGGTGTTTGATGATATGATTTTGATTGATCTTAACTTCGTTAGATATCTATAAAGATTGCCTTTTTTTGTTTGGTTATGAATTTTGCAGTGGAGAGTTTATATTTATATAGCTGTTTGTTGCATATGTGTTGCCACCCCATGTCAGCTG
Proteins encoded in this window:
- the LOC129876962 gene encoding auxin-responsive protein SAUR21-like — encoded protein: MGFRLLPMISGAKQIYKLQSVPIRNHHSDVPKGHFAVYVGEIKKKRYVVPITYLNHPSFRKLLTQAEEEFGFHHSMDGLTIPCNVDAFVDVTSQLNIL